Proteins encoded by one window of Serratia nevei:
- the hcp gene encoding hydroxylamine reductase, whose product MFCVQCEQTIRTPAGNGCAYAQGMCGKTAETSDLQDLLVAALQGLSAWALQARSLGIVDHEIDSFAPRAFFSTLTNVNFDSQRIIGYARETLLLRDSLAARCRLLDAGVRVDHPMAALQLAGDDMPALLQQAAQFALNSDKAEVGDDVHGLRMLCLYGLKGAAAYMEHAHVLGQFDEQLYADYHAFMAWLGTRPRDVDTLLNNAMGIGKMNFNVMAILDRGETQAYGDPQPSAVNVRPVAGKAILISGHDLKDLRMLLEQTEGQNVNVYTHGEMLPAHGYPELKKFKHLVGNYGSGWQNQQTEFAKFPGPIVMTSNCIIDPNVGNYGDRIWTRSIVGWPGVNHLEGDDFGAVIRQAQGMNGFPYTEIEHLITVGFGRQTLLNAADTVIDLVSQKKLRHVFLVGGCDGSRDERSYFTDFARSVPQDCLIMTLACGKYRFNKLDFGTLEGLPRLLDVGQCNDAYSAIMLAVKLADTLGCSVNELPLSLVLSWFEQKAIVILLTLLSLGVKNIVTGPTAPGFLTDNLMAILNEKFGLRPITTVEQDINALLA is encoded by the coding sequence ATGTTCTGTGTGCAATGTGAACAAACCATCCGTACCCCGGCAGGCAACGGCTGCGCGTATGCTCAGGGCATGTGCGGCAAGACGGCGGAAACCTCCGATCTGCAGGATCTGCTGGTGGCGGCGCTGCAGGGGCTCTCCGCCTGGGCGCTGCAGGCGCGTTCGCTGGGCATCGTCGACCACGAGATCGACAGCTTCGCCCCGCGCGCCTTCTTCTCCACCCTGACCAACGTTAACTTCGACTCTCAGCGCATCATTGGCTACGCGCGCGAAACCCTGCTGCTGCGCGATTCGCTGGCCGCCCGTTGCCGGCTGCTGGACGCCGGCGTACGCGTCGATCACCCGATGGCGGCGCTGCAGCTGGCCGGTGACGATATGCCTGCGCTGCTGCAACAGGCGGCGCAGTTTGCCCTCAACAGCGACAAGGCCGAGGTAGGCGACGACGTCCACGGGTTGCGCATGCTGTGCCTGTACGGCCTGAAAGGCGCGGCGGCCTATATGGAACACGCGCACGTGCTCGGCCAGTTCGACGAGCAGCTCTATGCCGACTACCACGCCTTTATGGCCTGGCTCGGCACCCGGCCGCGCGACGTCGACACCCTGCTGAACAACGCCATGGGCATCGGCAAGATGAACTTCAACGTGATGGCGATCCTCGATCGCGGCGAAACCCAGGCCTACGGCGATCCGCAGCCCAGCGCGGTCAACGTGCGCCCGGTAGCCGGGAAAGCCATTCTGATCTCCGGCCACGATCTGAAAGATCTGCGCATGCTGCTCGAACAAACCGAAGGGCAAAACGTCAACGTCTACACCCACGGCGAAATGCTGCCGGCGCACGGCTATCCGGAACTGAAAAAATTCAAGCACCTGGTGGGCAACTACGGCAGCGGCTGGCAGAACCAGCAGACGGAATTCGCCAAATTCCCCGGCCCGATCGTGATGACCTCCAACTGCATCATCGATCCGAACGTCGGCAACTACGGCGATCGCATCTGGACCCGCAGCATCGTCGGCTGGCCGGGCGTCAATCATCTGGAAGGCGACGACTTCGGCGCCGTGATCCGCCAGGCGCAGGGCATGAACGGCTTCCCTTACACCGAGATTGAGCACCTGATCACCGTCGGCTTCGGCCGCCAGACGCTGCTGAACGCCGCCGACACGGTGATCGATCTGGTGTCGCAGAAAAAACTGCGCCACGTCTTCCTGGTCGGCGGCTGCGACGGCAGCCGCGACGAGCGCAGCTACTTCACCGACTTCGCCCGCAGCGTGCCGCAAGACTGCCTGATCATGACGCTGGCCTGCGGCAAGTACCGTTTCAACAAGCTGGACTTCGGCACCCTGGAAGGGCTGCCGCGCCTGCTGGACGTCGGCCAGTGCAACGACGCCTACTCCGCCATCATGCTGGCGGTCAAGCTGGCGGACACGCTCGGCTGCAGCGTCAACGAGCTGCCGCTCAGCCTGGTGCTGTCCTGGTTTGAACAGAAGGCGATCGTCATTCTGTTGACGCTGCTGTCGCTGGGGGTGAAAAACATCGTCACCGGCCCGACCGCGCCAGGCTTCCTGACCGACAACCTGATGGCGATCCTCAACGAGAAATTCGGCCTGCGTCCGATCACCACCGTCGAGCAGGATATCAACGCGCTGCTCGCCTGA
- a CDS encoding ATP-dependent endonuclease: protein MFLERIEIVGFRGINRLSLMLDDNTLLLGENAWGKSSLLDALTLLLAPEQKLYRFEAHDFHFPPGEESAKERHLQVVFTFCEKDIGHAHLPRYRHLTPLWVKGEDGLSRIHYRCEGELADDGTVCTWRGFLDADGNAFQLHHIEQLAHAIIRIHPVLRLRDARFIRRLRPSSLGDERKPDTQALAQQLDQLTRELVRNPQKLTNGELRQGLAAMQQLLEHYFAEQSSQVARPRRRGGEPEQDAWRALDGINRMVAEPNSRSMRLILLGMFSTLLQAKGDVKLDPHARPLLLVEDPETRLHPIMLSVAWGLLNQLPLQRITTTNSSELVSLVPVEHVCRLVRESGRVATYRLGPRGLSAEDGRRIAFHIRFNRPSSLFARCWLLVEGETEVWLLNELARQCGYHFEAEGVRVIEFAQCGLKPLLRFARRMGIEWHALVDGDEAGKKYANTVRSLLDNHEDNERDRLTALPAPDMEHFMFREGFGPVYHRMASVPLNAQMPVRKVILKAVHHSSKPDLAIEVAMQAGEWGTDSVPPLLKKMFSRVIWLARGRAD from the coding sequence ATGTTCTTGGAGCGTATCGAAATTGTAGGTTTTCGCGGCATTAATCGGCTGTCCCTGATGCTGGACGACAACACGCTGTTGCTCGGCGAAAACGCCTGGGGTAAATCCAGCCTGCTGGATGCGCTGACGCTGCTGCTGGCGCCGGAGCAGAAGCTGTATCGGTTTGAAGCGCACGACTTTCATTTTCCCCCCGGTGAAGAGTCGGCCAAAGAGCGCCACCTGCAGGTGGTGTTCACCTTCTGCGAAAAAGACATCGGCCATGCGCACCTGCCGCGCTATCGCCACCTGACGCCGCTGTGGGTCAAGGGGGAAGATGGCCTGAGCCGCATTCATTATCGCTGCGAGGGCGAGCTGGCCGACGACGGCACGGTGTGCACCTGGCGCGGTTTTCTCGACGCCGACGGCAACGCCTTTCAACTGCACCATATCGAACAGCTGGCCCACGCCATCATCCGCATCCACCCGGTATTGCGCCTGCGCGACGCGCGCTTTATTCGCCGCCTGCGCCCCAGCAGCCTCGGCGATGAACGCAAACCCGATACCCAGGCGCTGGCGCAGCAGCTGGATCAGCTGACGCGCGAGCTGGTGCGCAATCCGCAGAAGCTGACCAACGGTGAGCTGCGCCAGGGCCTGGCGGCCATGCAGCAGCTGCTGGAGCACTATTTTGCCGAGCAGAGTTCGCAGGTGGCGCGGCCGCGCCGCCGCGGCGGCGAACCGGAGCAGGATGCCTGGCGTGCGCTGGATGGCATCAACCGCATGGTGGCCGAACCGAACAGCCGCAGCATGCGCCTGATCCTGCTCGGGATGTTTTCCACCCTGCTGCAGGCCAAGGGCGACGTCAAGCTGGATCCGCATGCCCGGCCGCTGCTGCTGGTGGAAGACCCGGAAACTCGCCTGCACCCGATCATGCTGTCGGTGGCCTGGGGGCTGCTCAATCAGCTGCCGCTGCAGCGCATCACCACCACCAACTCCAGCGAACTGGTGTCGCTGGTGCCGGTGGAGCACGTCTGCCGGCTGGTGCGCGAGTCGGGGCGGGTCGCGACCTACCGTCTCGGGCCGCGCGGGCTGAGCGCCGAAGACGGGCGGCGCATCGCGTTTCACATCCGTTTCAACCGGCCGTCGTCGCTGTTCGCCCGCTGCTGGCTGCTGGTGGAAGGCGAGACCGAAGTGTGGCTGCTGAACGAGCTGGCGCGCCAGTGCGGCTACCATTTCGAGGCGGAAGGGGTGAGGGTCATCGAATTCGCCCAGTGCGGCCTGAAGCCGCTGCTGCGCTTTGCCCGCCGCATGGGCATCGAGTGGCATGCGCTGGTGGACGGCGACGAGGCGGGCAAAAAGTACGCCAATACCGTGCGCAGCCTGCTGGACAATCATGAAGACAACGAGCGCGATCGGCTGACCGCGCTGCCGGCGCCGGACATGGAGCACTTCATGTTCCGCGAAGGGTTCGGCCCGGTTTATCACCGGATGGCGTCGGTGCCGCTCAACGCGCAGATGCCGGTGCGCAAGGTGATCCTGAAAGCGGTCCACCACTCGTCGAAGCCGGATCTGGCGATCGAGGTCGCGATGCAGGCCGGCGAATGGGGCACGGACTCGGTGCCGCCGCTGCTGAAGAAAATGTTCTCACGGGTGATCTGGCTGGCGCGCGGCCGGGCGGACTGA
- a CDS encoding VirK/YbjX family protein, with protein MSQLSYPLASARPLNGWQLMTALINGEKAPSNAWKKTSFRLKFLGRSLLNWRTTSGLLSTLASNPLLEEILSAQPNLPCKLHRPYLAANMSKIECLFALRDHYDLIAQRMPLKMRLGHLGPQSFVLASAMGKNEAPIALELAAIDKLNKEGEATLLLRNANGVMLAEITFALMHYQQQPTLFIGGLQGANHEVPHAEIQHTTKECHGLFPKRLVLEGICTLARHLGIRQIVAVGNATHIYQNWRYQSKKKDKLHADYDQFWLSMGAKPLDSGYFLLPERIARKPIEEIASKKRAEYRRRYQLLDELEQGLAAHFCAR; from the coding sequence ATGTCACAGCTCAGCTACCCACTCGCCTCCGCCCGGCCGCTTAACGGCTGGCAACTGATGACGGCGCTGATCAATGGCGAAAAGGCACCGAGCAACGCCTGGAAAAAAACCTCGTTTCGCCTGAAGTTTCTCGGCCGTTCGCTGCTCAACTGGCGCACTACCAGCGGCCTGCTCAGCACCCTGGCCAGCAACCCGCTGCTGGAAGAGATCCTGAGCGCGCAGCCGAACCTGCCGTGCAAACTGCATCGCCCGTATCTGGCGGCCAACATGAGCAAGATCGAATGCCTGTTCGCCCTGCGCGATCATTACGATCTCATCGCGCAGCGCATGCCGCTGAAGATGCGCCTCGGCCACCTCGGCCCGCAGTCTTTCGTGCTGGCCAGCGCGATGGGCAAAAACGAAGCGCCGATCGCGCTGGAACTGGCGGCGATCGACAAGCTGAATAAGGAAGGGGAAGCCACGCTGCTGCTGCGCAACGCCAACGGCGTGATGCTGGCGGAGATCACCTTTGCGCTGATGCATTATCAGCAGCAACCCACGCTGTTCATCGGCGGCCTGCAGGGCGCCAACCATGAGGTGCCGCACGCCGAGATCCAGCACACCACCAAAGAGTGTCACGGCCTGTTCCCCAAACGCCTGGTGCTGGAAGGCATCTGCACGCTGGCGCGGCACCTCGGTATCCGCCAGATCGTGGCGGTCGGCAACGCCACCCATATCTATCAAAACTGGCGTTACCAGAGTAAGAAGAAGGACAAACTGCACGCCGATTACGATCAGTTCTGGCTGTCGATGGGCGCCAAACCGCTCGACAGCGGCTATTTCCTGCTGCCCGAACGCATCGCTCGCAAGCCGATCGAAGAGATTGCCAGCAAGAAGCGCGCCGAGTATCGCCGCCGCTATCAGCTGCTGGACGAGCTGGAACAAGGATTGGCGGCGCATTTCTGCGCCCGATAA
- the macB gene encoding macrolide ABC transporter ATP-binding protein/permease MacB encodes MAALLQLSGIRRSYRSGEQTVEVLKGISLSIEAGEMVAIMGASGSGKSTLMNILGCLDKPSAGVYRVAGQDVATLSDDALAQLRREHFGFIFQRYHLLPHLSAAHNVEVPAVYAGLGKAARRERAVALLRRLGLGERVNYRPSQLSGGQQQRVSIARALMNGGQVILADEPTGALDSHSGEEVMAILKQLCAQGHTVILVTHDPAVARQAERIIEIRDGEIIADSRPAPQENAQAKPLALAAAAASWRQVGGRFREALVMAWRAMAANKMRTALTMLGIIIGIASVVSILVIGDAAKQMVLADIKSIGTNTVDIYPGKDFGDDDPTYRQSLKYGDLDALREQPYISALSPSISSSMRLRLGNVDAAANVNGVSEQFFRVYGMSFTQGVGIDPLQVQSQAQTVVIDANTQRRLFPHQKNVVGEVILVGNMPATVVGVAKEKQSMFGSSKTLNVWVPYSTMANRLMGNNYFDSITVRIRDGYDSKEAEQQLSRLLTLRHGKKDFFTYNMDSLVQTAEKTTRTLQLFLTLVAVISLVVGGIGVMNIMLVSVTERTREIGIRMAVGARSGDVLQQFLIEAVLVCLVGGALGITLSFAIGLAVQLVLPGWQISFPPAALLSAFLCSTGIGVVFGYLPARNAARLNPIDALARE; translated from the coding sequence ATGGCGGCGCTGTTGCAGCTGAGCGGCATCCGCCGCAGCTACCGTTCCGGCGAGCAGACGGTGGAGGTGCTGAAGGGGATCAGCCTGAGCATTGAAGCCGGTGAAATGGTGGCGATCATGGGGGCCTCCGGCTCCGGCAAATCGACGCTGATGAACATTCTCGGCTGTCTGGACAAGCCGAGCGCCGGCGTGTATCGGGTGGCCGGGCAGGATGTGGCCACCCTGAGCGACGATGCGCTGGCGCAGCTGCGGCGCGAGCATTTCGGCTTTATCTTTCAGCGCTATCATCTGCTGCCGCACCTGAGTGCGGCGCACAACGTCGAAGTGCCGGCGGTGTATGCGGGGCTGGGCAAAGCGGCGCGGCGCGAACGGGCGGTGGCGCTGTTGCGGCGTCTGGGGCTGGGGGAGCGCGTCAACTACCGGCCGAGCCAGCTTTCCGGTGGCCAGCAGCAGCGCGTCAGCATCGCCCGCGCCCTGATGAATGGCGGGCAGGTGATCCTGGCGGATGAACCGACCGGCGCGCTCGACAGCCACTCCGGCGAAGAAGTGATGGCGATCCTCAAACAGCTGTGCGCCCAGGGCCACACCGTGATCCTGGTGACCCACGATCCGGCGGTAGCGCGCCAGGCGGAGCGGATCATCGAGATCCGCGACGGCGAGATTATCGCCGATTCGCGTCCGGCACCGCAGGAGAATGCGCAGGCCAAGCCGCTGGCGCTGGCCGCGGCGGCGGCTTCCTGGCGGCAGGTGGGCGGCCGTTTCCGCGAGGCGCTGGTGATGGCCTGGCGTGCGATGGCGGCCAACAAGATGCGCACCGCGCTGACCATGCTTGGCATCATTATTGGCATTGCCTCGGTGGTGTCGATCCTGGTGATCGGCGACGCCGCCAAGCAGATGGTGCTGGCGGATATCAAATCCATCGGCACCAACACCGTCGACATCTACCCCGGCAAGGACTTCGGCGATGACGATCCGACCTACCGGCAATCGTTGAAATACGGCGATCTCGATGCGCTGCGCGAACAGCCTTACATCAGCGCGCTGTCGCCGAGCATCAGCAGCAGCATGCGGCTGCGCTTGGGCAACGTCGACGCGGCGGCCAACGTCAACGGCGTCAGCGAGCAGTTCTTCCGCGTGTACGGCATGAGCTTTACCCAAGGCGTCGGCATCGATCCGCTGCAGGTGCAGTCGCAGGCGCAGACGGTGGTGATCGACGCCAATACCCAGCGGCGGCTGTTCCCGCACCAGAAGAACGTGGTGGGCGAGGTGATCCTGGTAGGCAATATGCCGGCGACGGTGGTCGGCGTGGCCAAGGAGAAGCAGTCGATGTTCGGCAGCAGCAAGACGCTGAACGTGTGGGTGCCTTACAGCACCATGGCCAACCGGCTGATGGGCAACAATTATTTTGACTCGATCACCGTGCGCATCCGCGACGGTTACGACAGCAAGGAAGCGGAACAGCAGCTGTCGCGCCTGTTGACGCTGCGCCACGGCAAGAAGGACTTCTTCACCTATAACATGGACAGCCTGGTGCAAACCGCCGAGAAAACCACCCGCACGCTGCAGCTGTTCCTGACGCTGGTGGCGGTGATTTCGCTGGTGGTCGGCGGTATCGGCGTGATGAACATCATGCTGGTGTCGGTGACCGAACGCACGCGCGAGATCGGCATCCGCATGGCGGTGGGCGCCCGTTCCGGCGACGTGTTGCAGCAGTTCCTGATCGAGGCGGTATTGGTCTGCCTGGTGGGGGGCGCGCTGGGGATTACGCTGTCGTTCGCCATCGGTCTGGCGGTGCAGCTGGTATTGCCGGGCTGGCAGATCAGCTTCCCGCCGGCGGCGTTGCTGAGCGCGTTCCTTTGTTCCACCGGCATCGGGGTGGTGTTCGGCTATCTGCCGGCGCGCAATGCCGCGCGGCTGAATCCGATCGATGCGCTGGCGCGCGAGTAA
- the hcr gene encoding NADH oxidoreductase, producing the protein MTQPTPLCPNRMQVHSIRRETADVWTLNLICDVFYPYQAGQFALVSIRNSEETLRAYTLSSSPGQSRFLSISVRCLPDGVGSRWLTQEVKPGNTLWLSDAQGEFSCERHPADRYLMLAAGCGVTPIVSMCRWLTANRPACDIAVIFNVRTPADTIFADQWRALCAAHPQLRLTLMAERDLQPGYLSGRIDEQTLRQAAPDIVERTVMTCGPAPYMEQVEQLCRRLGVPAERFHKEQFHTPTTQADATEGLTLRAARPLREFRVPVGSTLLAAMEANALPVNAACRAGVCGSCKTRILEGDYTTTSTMTLSAEEVAQGYVLACSCQLQGDVTLA; encoded by the coding sequence ATGACTCAACCCACTCCGCTTTGCCCGAACCGCATGCAGGTGCATTCCATCCGGCGTGAAACCGCCGACGTCTGGACGCTGAACCTGATCTGCGACGTTTTCTACCCTTATCAGGCGGGCCAGTTTGCGCTGGTCAGCATCCGCAACAGCGAGGAGACGCTGCGCGCCTATACGCTCTCCTCCTCGCCCGGCCAGAGCCGCTTTCTCAGCATCAGCGTGCGCTGCCTGCCGGACGGCGTCGGATCGCGCTGGCTGACGCAAGAGGTCAAGCCCGGCAACACGCTGTGGTTGTCCGACGCGCAGGGCGAGTTCAGCTGCGAGCGTCACCCGGCCGATCGTTATCTGATGCTGGCCGCCGGCTGCGGCGTGACGCCGATCGTCTCGATGTGCCGCTGGCTGACCGCCAACCGTCCGGCCTGCGATATCGCCGTGATCTTTAACGTACGCACCCCCGCCGACACGATTTTCGCCGATCAATGGCGCGCGCTGTGCGCCGCTCATCCGCAGCTGCGCCTGACGCTGATGGCCGAGCGGGATCTGCAACCCGGCTACCTCAGCGGCCGCATCGATGAACAGACGCTGCGGCAGGCGGCGCCGGATATCGTCGAACGCACGGTGATGACCTGCGGCCCTGCGCCCTACATGGAACAGGTGGAGCAGCTTTGCCGCCGGCTCGGCGTGCCGGCCGAGCGTTTCCATAAAGAGCAGTTCCACACGCCGACAACGCAGGCCGATGCCACCGAAGGGCTGACGCTGCGCGCCGCCCGCCCGCTGCGCGAATTCCGCGTGCCGGTCGGCAGCACGCTGCTGGCGGCGATGGAGGCCAATGCCCTGCCGGTCAACGCCGCCTGCCGCGCCGGGGTGTGCGGCTCGTGCAAAACCCGCATCCTCGAGGGCGACTACACCACCACCAGCACCATGACGCTGAGCGCGGAAGAGGTAGCTCAGGGCTATGTGCTGGCCTGCAGTTGCCAGCTGCAGGGCGACGTCACGCTGGCGTGA
- the poxB gene encoding ubiquinone-dependent pyruvate dehydrogenase, with product MKQTVATLIAKTLDQAGVKRIWGVTGDSLNGLSDSLHRMGTIEWLGTRHEEVAAFAAGAEAQLTGQLAVCAGSCGPGNLHLINGLFDCHRNHVPVLAIAAHIPSSEIGSGYFQETHPQELFRECSHYCELVSNPEQLPRVLEIAMRKAILNRGVSVVVLPGDVALRMAPEDATLTWHTPALPLVQPPMSELNKLAETLNQAKNITLMCGSGCAGAHDEVVKLAELLQAPVVHALRGKEHIEWDNPYSVGMTGLIGFSSGYHAMMNADTLVLLGTQFPYRAFYPTNANIIQIDINPGSIGAHCPVNMALVGDIHTTLSALLPQLEPKRDRAFLDKALEHYRNARKDLDGLATANDDQPIHPQYLAQQLSQFASDDAIFTCDVGTPTVWAARYVKMNGKRRLLGSFNHGSMANAMPQAIGAQATAPDKQVIAMCGDGGFTMLMGDFLSLAQLKLPVKIVVFNNSVLGFVAMEMKAGGYLTDGTDLHNPDFAAIANAAGIKGIRVEKASDLDGALQEMLAHPGPALLDVVTAKQELAMPPQIKFEQAKGFSLYMLRAIINGRGDEVVELAKTNWLR from the coding sequence ATGAAGCAAACCGTAGCCACACTGATCGCCAAAACGCTGGATCAAGCCGGCGTAAAACGCATTTGGGGCGTGACCGGCGATTCGCTCAACGGCCTGAGCGACAGCCTGCACCGCATGGGCACCATCGAATGGCTGGGCACCCGCCATGAAGAGGTGGCCGCCTTCGCCGCCGGCGCCGAAGCCCAGCTCACCGGCCAGCTGGCGGTGTGCGCCGGTTCCTGCGGCCCCGGCAACCTGCACCTGATCAACGGGCTGTTCGACTGCCACCGCAACCATGTGCCGGTGCTGGCGATCGCCGCACACATTCCTTCCAGCGAAATCGGCAGCGGCTACTTCCAGGAAACGCATCCGCAGGAGCTGTTCCGCGAATGCAGCCACTATTGCGAGCTGGTTTCCAACCCGGAACAGCTGCCGCGCGTGCTGGAGATCGCCATGCGCAAGGCGATCCTCAACCGCGGCGTCTCGGTGGTAGTCTTGCCGGGCGACGTGGCGCTGCGCATGGCGCCGGAGGACGCGACCCTGACCTGGCATACCCCGGCGCTGCCGCTGGTGCAGCCGCCGATGAGCGAGCTGAACAAGCTGGCGGAGACGCTGAATCAGGCGAAGAACATCACCCTGATGTGCGGCAGCGGCTGCGCCGGCGCGCACGATGAGGTCGTCAAGCTGGCCGAGCTGCTGCAGGCGCCGGTGGTGCACGCGCTGCGCGGCAAGGAGCACATCGAGTGGGATAACCCGTACAGCGTCGGCATGACCGGGCTGATCGGCTTCTCCTCCGGCTATCACGCGATGATGAACGCCGACACGCTGGTGCTGCTCGGCACCCAGTTCCCCTACCGCGCGTTCTACCCCACCAACGCCAATATCATTCAGATCGACATCAACCCCGGCAGCATCGGCGCGCACTGCCCGGTCAACATGGCGCTGGTGGGCGATATCCACACCACCCTCAGCGCCCTGCTGCCGCAGCTGGAGCCCAAGCGCGACCGGGCGTTCCTCGACAAGGCGCTGGAGCATTACCGCAACGCGCGCAAGGATCTCGACGGGCTGGCGACCGCCAACGACGACCAGCCGATCCACCCACAGTATCTGGCGCAGCAGCTCAGCCAGTTCGCCAGCGACGACGCCATCTTTACCTGCGACGTCGGCACGCCGACGGTGTGGGCCGCCCGCTACGTGAAAATGAACGGCAAGCGCCGCCTGCTCGGTTCGTTCAACCACGGTTCGATGGCCAACGCCATGCCGCAGGCGATCGGCGCCCAGGCCACCGCGCCGGATAAACAGGTGATCGCCATGTGCGGCGACGGCGGCTTCACCATGCTGATGGGGGATTTCCTGTCGCTGGCGCAGCTCAAACTGCCGGTGAAAATCGTAGTGTTCAACAACAGCGTGCTGGGGTTCGTGGCGATGGAGATGAAGGCCGGCGGCTATCTGACCGACGGCACCGACCTGCATAACCCGGACTTCGCGGCGATCGCCAACGCCGCCGGCATCAAGGGCATCCGCGTGGAAAAAGCGTCGGATCTGGACGGCGCGCTGCAGGAGATGTTGGCGCACCCCGGCCCGGCGCTGCTGGACGTGGTCACCGCCAAGCAAGAGCTGGCGATGCCGCCGCAGATCAAGTTCGAACAGGCGAAAGGCTTCAGCCTGTACATGCTGCGCGCCATCATCAACGGCCGCGGCGACGAAGTG
- the macA gene encoding macrolide transporter subunit MacA, with translation MAALAAAAVWHFRHPAPTDFKTVKVTQRDLQQNVLATGQLDAVRKVDVGAQVSGQLEKLYVEIGDKVKKGQLLGVIDPQQAQNSIREGEATLRELHAQLLQAQAEQQLAAVTLQRNQALAKLQAVSRQDLDQAATQLAVKKAQVGTINAQIARNQASLDTAKINLAYTRIEAPMDGDVVQITTLQGQTVIAAQQAPNILTLADLGTMLVKAQVSEADVINLKPGQKAWFTVLGDPTRRFDGVLKDIQPTPEKVNNAIFYYARFEVPNPERLLRLQMTAQVHIQLAGVEQALVIPLAALGDQIADNRYHVSVLKQGKEEKREVAIGLRNNIDVQILSGLEAGDEVIVSRGGVEAG, from the coding sequence ATTGCGGCGCTTGCCGCGGCGGCCGTTTGGCACTTTCGCCATCCGGCGCCAACCGATTTCAAAACGGTAAAGGTCACCCAGCGCGATCTGCAGCAGAACGTGTTGGCGACCGGCCAACTGGACGCGGTGCGCAAGGTCGACGTCGGCGCGCAGGTCAGCGGACAGCTGGAAAAGCTGTATGTCGAGATCGGCGACAAGGTGAAGAAAGGCCAGTTGCTGGGGGTTATCGATCCGCAACAGGCGCAGAACAGCATCCGCGAAGGCGAGGCGACGCTGCGTGAACTGCATGCGCAACTGCTGCAGGCGCAGGCCGAACAGCAGCTGGCGGCGGTCACGCTGCAGCGCAACCAGGCGCTGGCCAAGCTGCAGGCGGTGTCGCGCCAGGATCTGGATCAGGCGGCGACGCAGCTGGCGGTGAAGAAGGCGCAGGTGGGCACCATCAATGCTCAGATCGCGCGGAACCAGGCCAGCCTGGATACCGCCAAGATCAACCTGGCCTATACCCGCATCGAGGCGCCGATGGATGGCGACGTGGTGCAGATCACCACGCTGCAAGGCCAGACGGTGATCGCGGCGCAGCAGGCGCCGAACATTCTGACGCTGGCGGATCTCGGCACCATGCTGGTGAAGGCGCAGGTATCGGAGGCCGACGTCATTAACCTCAAGCCGGGTCAGAAGGCCTGGTTCACGGTGCTGGGCGATCCGACCCGGCGCTTCGACGGCGTGCTGAAAGACATTCAGCCGACGCCGGAAAAGGTCAACAACGCCATCTTCTATTATGCGCGTTTCGAAGTGCCCAACCCGGAAAGGTTGCTGCGCTTGCAAATGACGGCGCAGGTGCATATTCAGCTGGCCGGCGTCGAGCAGGCGCTGGTGATCCCGCTGGCGGCGCTGGGCGATCAGATCGCCGACAATCGCTACCACGTCTCGGTGCTGAAACAGGGCAAGGAAGAGAAGCGCGAGGTGGCTATCGGCCTGCGCAACAATATCGACGTGCAGATCCTCAGCGGCCTCGAGGCGGGCGATGAGGTGATCGTCAGCCGCGGCGGCGTGGAGGCCGGCTGA
- a CDS encoding lysine exporter LysO family protein, giving the protein MYSGLLIILLPLIVGYLIPLRHRPLLVLINRLLSWMVYVILFFMGISLAFMEDLSSNLVLIFQYSAVFFFCILCANLLLLALLERRMPWRSSHKQEKLPSRVHMALESLKLCGVVLGGFLLGLTQWQWLQFAHKGSEYALIFLLLLVGIQLRNSGMTLRQIVLNRRGTLVALVVTVASLAGGALAAQLLGLPVKAGLAMASGFGWYSLSGILITDAYGPVMGSAAFFNDLARELVAIMLIPTLVRRSRSTALGLCGATSMDFTLPVLQRSGGLDMVPPAIVHGFLLSLLAPVLIALFS; this is encoded by the coding sequence ATGTACTCAGGACTGTTGATTATTCTGTTACCGCTGATTGTCGGTTACCTCATTCCCTTACGCCATCGCCCGCTGCTGGTGCTGATCAACCGTCTGCTGAGCTGGATGGTGTACGTGATCCTGTTTTTCATGGGTATCAGCCTGGCGTTCATGGAAGATCTCAGCAGTAACCTGGTGCTGATCTTCCAGTACAGCGCGGTGTTCTTCTTCTGCATTCTCTGCGCCAATCTGCTGTTGCTGGCGCTGCTGGAGCGGCGCATGCCATGGCGCAGCAGCCATAAACAGGAAAAGCTGCCTTCGCGCGTGCACATGGCGCTGGAGTCGCTCAAGCTGTGCGGCGTGGTGCTCGGCGGCTTCCTGCTCGGCCTGACGCAGTGGCAATGGCTGCAGTTCGCCCATAAAGGCAGCGAATATGCGCTGATCTTCCTGCTGTTGCTGGTCGGCATTCAGCTGCGCAACAGCGGCATGACGCTGCGCCAGATTGTGCTCAACCGCCGCGGCACGCTGGTGGCGTTGGTGGTGACCGTCGCGTCGCTGGCCGGCGGCGCGCTGGCGGCGCAGCTGCTGGGGCTGCCGGTCAAGGCCGGGCTGGCGATGGCCTCCGGCTTCGGCTGGTATTCGCTGTCGGGCATTCTGATCACCGACGCCTACGGCCCGGTGATGGGCAGCGCCGCGTTCTTCAACGATCTGGCGCGCGAGCTGGTGGCGATCATGCTGATCCCGACGCTGGTGCGCCGCAGCCGCTCCACCGCCCTCGGCCTGTGCGGCGCCACCTCGATGGACTTCACCCTGCCGGTGCTGCAGCGCAGCGGCGGGCTGGACATGGTGCCCCCCGCCATCGTGCACGGCTTCCTGCTCAGCCTGCTGGCGCCGGTGCTGATCGCCCTGTTCTCCTGA